In the Flavisolibacter tropicus genome, one interval contains:
- a CDS encoding adenylate/guanylate cyclase domain-containing protein, with protein MKKSFWIEFIGDRSVKIEEGQTILEASLFAGIPHYHACGGKAKCSTCRILIIDGAEQLSPINSKEAALRRKLPFPHDVRLACQTSVTGPQVKLHRIIRDESDIGFYISKDPKDDLVNIGEEREMALFFLDIRNFTHFMVNYLAFDVIHVMRRLFSLFRNCIEKHNGQIIETAGDGFYAVFGFQTNVQKAANEACEAAFTIQKELKFFNEQYLVRHFLHSFEVGIGIHVGRVIIGNVGIGVNNNLTVMGLPVNIASRIQDSTKQLNNSIIVSSDTYQLLLEKLNANHQEVQLKGIKNKIRVYLLGAPYSENMW; from the coding sequence ATTAAAAAGTCATTTTGGATAGAGTTTATAGGTGACCGTTCTGTCAAAATAGAAGAAGGACAAACCATATTGGAAGCGTCCTTATTTGCCGGTATTCCGCATTATCATGCCTGTGGCGGTAAAGCAAAATGTTCTACCTGCCGAATATTGATAATTGACGGGGCAGAGCAACTTTCACCTATCAATTCAAAAGAGGCCGCCTTACGTAGAAAACTACCCTTTCCTCATGATGTTCGCTTGGCTTGCCAAACTTCTGTGACCGGGCCACAAGTAAAGTTGCACCGTATCATCAGAGATGAGTCAGATATCGGCTTTTATATATCAAAAGATCCAAAAGATGATCTGGTGAATATAGGTGAGGAAAGAGAAATGGCTCTTTTCTTTTTGGATATCCGAAACTTTACTCACTTTATGGTCAACTACCTGGCTTTTGATGTGATCCATGTGATGCGTCGCCTGTTTTCATTATTTCGCAATTGCATCGAAAAACATAATGGTCAAATCATTGAAACAGCAGGCGATGGATTTTATGCTGTATTTGGCTTTCAGACAAACGTTCAGAAAGCGGCTAATGAAGCCTGTGAAGCTGCGTTCACTATTCAGAAAGAATTAAAGTTCTTCAATGAGCAATACCTGGTTAGGCATTTCCTACATTCTTTTGAAGTAGGTATTGGGATACATGTGGGCCGGGTGATTATTGGTAATGTGGGAATAGGTGTAAATAACAACCTGACAGTTATGGGGCTACCTGTAAATATTGCATCCAGAATTCAAGATAGCACCAAGCAATTAAATAATAGTATTATTGTTTCATCTGATACCTACCAATTGCTTTTGGAAAAATTAAACGCTAATCATCAGGAGGTACAATTGAAAGGGATTAAAAACAAAATTCGTGTCTATCTGCTCGGAGCACCTTATAGCGAAAATATGTGGTAG